A portion of the Malassezia japonica chromosome 3, complete sequence genome contains these proteins:
- a CDS encoding uncharacterized protein (EggNog:ENOG503NWB0; COG:Z; BUSCO:EOG09260GR8): protein MPMEEASAPSGGGDDLSSLSLEERLSSKLWKARLSGYEELTRVFSRTASEDDPVFGEYARQTDTLRAMVLDSNAAAQEKGVEAVSAFVQYGGRKAGRTREHVLPAVAEKCLGSMRTGTRKAALDLVLLYAENEDQNGCEGISTDLLQLLSSKQPKVVAANVAALHELVSAFGTPQVSAKPIVKRIPDIFSHADKNVRAEGTALTVALHQYLGTALAPTLAQLKEIQVKELEAKFAEAGTRQPTRFLLSQKPAEAAPSDETPDAAPVQESEVTQDAEPAPAPATVDAYELADAHDALQSRKLAKNFFELIASAKWQERLEALESLHAALTESIRLQPDGGYEPYVQAIQLRIVKDVNINVVMQACRCLEALAKGLRTDASRYLYVLPALLEKLKERKPGPVEVLSNTLDALFHCGTLSDVLEPIEAVSAHKNPAVKAGAMRFLVRCLQTTPVQPTPPELKSIAKILLGAMKDGAGDVRDAGAAGLGTLLKLVGERPMLPYLDTLDDIKKGKVQEEATSATVQAKKGAAAPAAAPAVAHAARAPPKAAPASAKPTVRSPARPAGGRPPPAARTPVRPTQAAARPSPAAPRATPVPRVTPAAPRAAPAAPPAAAAPRPPVSRPAPAKAPAKAPAKAAAPKDDKVRFKYSPEDAEGHFADLVPDKIREQLGNSNWKERLEGAQTLTTLLSSDTSIDAELLARFLGKYPGWKESNFQVLNEIYRGLQALAQQNQSFDRPAAALTIAPLCDKLGDLKLKGNAGETLLVYAEIVTPAFVVSRALPALGALKAPKAQAEAILWLEQLLLAFGTSGVDIKGVVGFLITSLKSANAAVRANATKAMGTLAMYVGTTLQAMLGDLNPQLRTSIEAEIANAGAPPAPTRTVRGTAAPDAAPAEAAEDEAEAPVGGETDEAELERLVPRVDVDALLPSAAIAQLGDANWKMRKEGLETIQSTLQPHPRLKGSLGELSAPLRARYADNNIMVRMLALDIAAKLAQGMHAGFESHARLFVPPITQVLADAKAPVRAAAAASLTAIYGQVGLPVMVTAMGPVLDGKGANPTLRQDAFTWLLERMQEQAPAPGTDLTPLLPSVVVALDDRTPGVRKSAQGLLPFLVARAGHKAVVEQCNGLKTASKSTALPLVDAARAQAATLGGGAKAAPKAPAAAPAPAAKPAARPTPRPGVRQPTAVSRTLRAPAPGVRRPAPPEAAKPAPVDTPPFITSDPKYKVIREKAALRQAPFLAGDGTVRPDQIDHLQHQMESCCAPALIDALFSKDHSAERDYLQGLGTLYEFLTAPPVPDEMVASVVANTDLLVKYVCLRVLDKNTSVALKCFEVLSALVDVLIKAEYHLSEQEGQTLLLALILRIGDTKTAFREHVREILHRTTLLCPPSRHVQMLQEHGLASKNARTRAESLVEMEYLFARHGLQVCTPSKTLPVVAQVIGDRDAAVRSAALQVLAEAYKSEGDQIWRLVGPLPPKDESMLEERLKRTAVVDKGDRAAPRERAPVEKAAVPPKAADVSAPPTPVKPLGAPSTPSVMPVARMPRRSLSELATPSRSPRRSLAEPEPLDPQLESDLAQVCSADSEESIAALKTMQEHLALINPVPQTLLDALAESVLTALGNTVSRTDDGVVVHHRYVKHVLQTILVMLEAQQLANGTPLLSEPAIEAVLSALLFRLMDVSVETDEASQTLSKHLNAVVLRVLSTCDPNSVYAACFHVLADATKDIESQRGDALDRATRFAELVIKCLWKVARKLPGALQSQQIHGARLLATVEEFLQTIPPVEWGHRAQRQAALKDIPLITATNVLKQIIDTVGEEALTMLDTLSDPEGSHVYRYLLRLLYTEEAHHADDAAERESPPAAAPPAEDEATVELRGIFDRISQKDQSRAAIRELYEFQKRHPSKQPDIDRSLQNTGPIFQRYIKRALANHAAEDAKAPAPAPRPTPSARPSESGAAMDARLAELKAKFRRETDAPAADRTEARPAASTEALRQRFAAMRTDN, encoded by the exons ATGCCTATGGAGGAGGCGAGCGCCCCTTCCGGCGGTGGGGACGACCTGTCGAGCTTGTCTCTGGAGGAGAGGCTCTCTTCAAAA CTATGGAAAGCGCGATTGTCGGGTTACGAGGAGCTCACGCGCGTCTTTTCGCGCACAGCGTCGGAGGACGATCCAGTTTTCGGCGAGTATGCGCGCCAGACggacacgctgcgcgccatGGTCCTCGACTCGAATGCAGCGGCACAGGAGAAGGGTGTTGAGGCTGTGTCCGCCTTTGTACAGTACGGCGGGCGCAAGGCCGGCCGCACACGCGAGCACGTCCTGCCGGCGGTCGCCGAAAAGTGCCTTggctcgatgcgcaccggcacgaGGAAGGCCGCCCTGGACCTCGTGCTTCTCTATGCGGAAAACGAGGACCAAAATGGGTGCGAGGGCATCTCG ACGGACCTCTTGCAGCTCCTCTCGTCCAAGCAGCCCAAGGTCGTGGCGGCAaacgtcgccgcgctccacgAGCTGGTCAG TGCGTTTGGAACACCACAAGTGAGCGCCAAGCCGATCGTCAAGCGCATTCCAGACATCTTTAGCCACGCCGACAAGAACGTCCGTGCAGAGGGCACGGCGCTTACCGTGGCTCTGCACCAGTACCTCGGCACGGCACTCGCGCCGACCCTTGCACAGCTCAAAGAGATCCAGGTgaaggagctcgaggccaagtttgccgaggccggcacAAGGCAGCCGACGCGCTTCCTCCTTTCTCAGAAGCCCGCGGAAGCCGCACcgagcgacgagacgcCTGACGCCGCGCCTGTACAGGAGAGTGAGGTGACGCAAGACGCggagccggcgccggcgccggcgaccgtcgacgcgtacgagctcgcggacgCCCACGACGCCCTCCAAAGCCGTAAGCTTGCCAAGAACTTTTTCGAGCtgatcgcctcggccaaATGGCAGGagcggctcgaggcgctcgagtcgctgcaTGCGGCACTCACCGAGTCCATTCGTCTGCAGCCGGACGGCGGCTACGAGCCGTACGTCCAGGCAATCCAGCTCCGCATTGTGAAGGACGTGAATATCAACGTCGTGATGCAGGCATGCCGctgcctcgaggcgcttgccaAGGGCCTGCGTACAGATGCGAGCCGCTATCTCTATGTCCTTCCTGCGCTCCTCGAAAAGCtcaaggagcgcaagccAGGGCCTGTCGAGGTCCTGAGCaacacgctcgacgctctATTCCACTGCGGCACGCTGAGCGACGTCCTCGAGCCGATCGAGGCTGTTTCGGCGCACAAGAACCCTGCGGTGAAGGCGGGGGCGATGCGCTTCCTTGTGCGGTGCCTCCAGACGACGCCTGtgcagccgacgccgccggaGCTCAAGTCCATTGCCAAGATCCTGCTGGGTGCAATGAAGGACGGCGCTGGCGACGTCCGCGACGCAGGTGCAGCAGGTCTCGGAACGCTGCTCAaactcgtcggcgagcgccctATGCTTCCTTacctcgacacgctcgacgataTCAAGAAAGGCAAGGTGCAAGAGGAGGCTACTTCGGCTACGGTTCAGGCAAAGAAAGGAGCAGCCGcacccgccgccgcacccgCAGTCGCACACGCAGCCCGTGCACCGCCCAAGGCTGCCCCGGCATCTGCCAAGCCTACGGTGCGTTCACccgcgcgcccggccgGCGGTCGGCCTCCTCCtgcggcacgcacgccggtgcgcccgacgcaagccgcagcacgtccttcgccggcggcgcctcgtgcgaCACCGGTGCCCCGCGTGACGCCGGCTGCTCCCCGTGCGgctcctgctgcgccgcccgctgccgctgcgccccgcCCCCCGGTCTCGCGCCCTGCACCGGCGAAGGCGCCGGCGAaggcgccggccaaggCTGCCGCGCCGAAGGACGACAAGGTGCGCTTCAAATACTCGCCAGAAGACGCCGAAGGACACTTTGCCGATCTTGTCCCGGACAAGatccgcgagcagctcggcaacAGCAACTGGAAAGAGCGTCTAGAAGGCGCCCAAACGCTGACGACGCTGCTGTCGTCCGACACCTCgatcgacgccgagctcctggcgcgATTCCTGGGAAAGTACCCCGGCTGGAAAGAGAGCAACTTTCAGGTGCTCAACGAGATCTACCGCGGATtgcaggcgcttgcgcagcagaaCCAGTCATTTGACCGCCCAGCAGCGGCGCTGACGATTGCCCCGCTGTGCGacaagctcggcgacctgaaGCTCAAGGGCAATGCGGGCGAGACGCTCTTGGTCTATGCCGAGATTGTCACGCCGGCATTTGTCGTGAGCCGCGCCCTGCccgcactcggcgcgctcaaggcgcccaaggcgcaggccgaggcgattctctggctcgagcagctgctcctTGCTTTTggcacgagcggcgtggACATCAAAGGCGTCGTCGGATTCCTCATCACTTCGCTCAAGTCGGCGaacgcggccgtgcgcgcgaaTGCGACCAAGGCGATGGGCACGCTGGCGATGTACgtcggcacgacgctccaggcgatgctcggcgacctcaACCCCCAACTGCGCACCAGCATCGAGGCTGAGATTGCAaacgcaggcgcgccgcctgcgccgacACGCACCGTACGTGGCACAgctgcgccggacgcggccCCAGCAGAGGCGGCGGAagacgaggccgaggcgccagTCGGGGGCGAgaccgacgaggccgagctcgagcgcctcgtgccgcgtgtcgacgtcgacgcgctgctgcccagcgccgcaatCGCACAGCTGGGCGATGCAAACTGGAAGATGCGCAAAGAAGGTCTCGAGACTATCCAGAGCACCTTGCAGCCGCATCCTCGCCTCAAGGGCTCGTTGGGCGAGctgagcgcgccgctccgtGCACGGTACGCGGACAACAACATCATGGTACGcatgctcgcgctcgacattgCCGCCAAGCTTGCACAAGGCATGCATGCGGGCTTTGAGAGCCATGCGCGCCTGTTTGTCCCTCCGATCACGCAGGTACTGGCCGATGCCAAAGCGCCGGtgcgtgctgctgctgcggcgtCCCTCACCGCGATCTACGGCCAGGTCGGCCTTCCTGTGATGGTCACGGCAATGGggccggtgctcgacggGAAAGGCGCGAACCCCACGCTGCGACAGGATGCCTTTACAtggctgctcgagcgcatgcaagagcaggcgccggcgccagGCACGGACCTCACGCCGCTGCTTCCTTCGGTTGTCGTTGCATTGGATGACCGAACGCCCGGCGTGCGTAAGTCGGCACAAGGCCTGCTTCCGTTCCTTGTCGCACGCGCTGGCCACAAGGCCGTGGTCGAACAGTGCAATGGTCTCAAGACTGCGTCCAAATCGACCGCGCTGCCGCTTgtcgatgcggcgcgtgcacaggccgcgacgctcggtgGCGGCGCCAAGGCGGCACCCAAAGCacctgccgccgcgcctgcgccagccGCGAagccggccgcgcgccctACGCCGCGCCCTGGCGTGCGGCAGCCGACGGCCGTGAGCCgtacgctgcgcgcgcctgcccctggcgtgcgccgcccagcgccACCCGAGGCGGCCAAGCCGGCGCCCGTCGATACGCCGCCGTTTATTACGTCGGATCCCAAGTACAAGGTGATTCGCGAAAAGGCGGCGttgcgccaggcgccgtTCCTGGCGGGCGACGGCACGGTGCGCCCGGACCAGATTGACCATCTGCAGCACCAGATGGAATCGTGctgtgcgcctgcgctgaTTGACGCGCTCTTTAGCAAGGACCACAGTGCAGAGCGCGACTACCTGCAaggcctcggcacgctgtaCGAGTTCCTCACTGCGCCCCCCGTCCCTGACGAGATGGTGGCGAGTGTCGTGGCGAATACGGACTTGCTGGTCAAGTATGTCTgcctgcgcgtgctcgacaagaacacgagcgtcgcgctcaaGTGTTTCGAAGTGCTTTCCGCGCTTGTCGACGTCCTCATCAAGGCCGAGTACCACCTGAGCGAGCAAGAGGGCCAaacgctcctcctcgcgctcaTTCTACGCATCGGTGACACCAAGACAGCCTTCCGCGAGCATGTGCGCGAGATTCTGCACCGCACTACGCTGCTGTGCCCCCCGAGCCGCCATGTGCAGATGCTCCAGGAGCACGGACTCGCGTCGAAGaacgcacgcacgcgcgccgagtcgctcgtCGAGATGGAGTACCTCTTTGCGCGGCACGGGCTGCAGGtgtgcacgccgagcaagACGCTCCCTGTCGTTGCGCAGGTGATTggcgaccgcgacgcggcggtgcgcagcgccgcgctccaggtgctcgccgaggcgtacaAGAGCGAAGGCGACCAGATCTGGCGCCTTGTCGGCCCTCTGCCGCCGAAAGACGAGTcgatgctcgaggagcgcctcaagcgcacggccgtcgTTGACAAgggcgaccgcgccgctccgcgCGAGAGGGCGCCGGTCGAGAAAGCGGCGGTGCCACCCAAAGCCGCCGACGtcagtgcgccgccgacgccggtcaagccgctcggtgcgccgtcCACGCCATCGGTCATGCCTGTCGCACGTATGCCCCGCCGCTCGCTCAGCGAGTTGGccacgccgtcgcgctcgccccgccgcagccttgccgagcccgagccgctcgaccCCCAGCTCGAGTCGGACCTCGCGCAAGTGTGCAGTGCCGATTCGGAAGAGAGCATTGCAGCGCTCAAGACGATGCAGGAGCACCTTGCGCTGATCAATCCTGTTCCCCAGACGCTTCTGGATGCGCTTGCCGAAAGTGTGCTTACTGCGCTCGGCAATACCGTGTCGCGCACGGACGACGGCGTTGTGGTCCACCACCGCTATGTAAAGCATGTCCTCCAGACCATCCTAGTgatgctcgaggcgcagcagcttgCCAATGGCACCCCCCTCCTTTCAGAGCCCGCGATCGAGGCCGTGCTGAGTGCGCTCCTCTTCCGTTTGATGGACGTGTCTGTCGAGAcggacgaggcgtcgcAGACTCTCTCGAAGCATCTGAATGCTGTTGTGTTGCGCGTCTTGTCGACGTGTGACCCCAATAGCGTCTATGCCGCATGCTTCCACGTGCTGGCCGATGCGACCAAGGACATTGAGAGCCAACgtggcgacgcgctcgaccgggcgacgcgctttGCCGAACTCGTCATCAAGTGCCTGTGGAAGGtggcgcgcaagctccCTGGCGCGCTCCAGTCGCAGCAGAtccacggcgcgcggctccTGGCCACAGTGGAAGAGTTCCTACAAACCATCCCCCCCGTCGAATGGGGCcaccgcgcgcagcgccaggcggcACTCAAAGACATCCCCCTGATCACCGCGACGAATGTTTTGAAGCAAATTATCGATACGGTTggcgaagaggcgctgacgatgctcgacacgctctcGGACCCCGAAGGCAGCCACGTCTATCGCTATCTGTTGCGCCTCCTCTACACGGAGGAGGCCCACCacgcggacgacgcggccgagcgcgagtcgccgccggcggctgcCCCCcccgccgaggacgaggcgacggtcgagctgcgcggcatcTTTGACCGGATCTCGCAGAAAGACCAGTCGCGTGCTGCGATCCGCGAGCTGTACGAGTTCCAGAAGCGCCACCCCAGCAAGCAGCCCGACATTGACCGCTCCTTGCAGAACACGGGCCCCATCTTCCAGCGCTACATCAAGCGTGCCCTGGCGAACCACGCGGCGGaggacgccaaggcgccggcgccggcgccgcgccccacGCCCTCTGCGCGCCCGTCCGAGTCTGGCGCAGCAATGGAtgcacgcctcgccgaACTCAAGGCCAAGTTCCGTAGAGAGACCGACGCACCCGCGGCGGACCGCACAGAGGCACGCCCAGCGGCCTCCACCGAGGCCCTGCGCCAGCGCTTcgccgcgatgcgcacggaCAACTAG